In Helianthus annuus cultivar XRQ/B chromosome 9, HanXRQr2.0-SUNRISE, whole genome shotgun sequence, the following are encoded in one genomic region:
- the LOC110875158 gene encoding protein FAR1-RELATED SEQUENCE 5-like gives MYELYALEAGFSVKKGQTKVWNGIPTHKYLRCSKYGKPQPKRTFDTLDESSVKHRRTTFTWCDCKASILVSISNDSYTVLSFNDIHNHELVESYNRDLSKISRKLSFSTKQFIHNMSLNRIGPMRSYRCLVALKGGHHNVNGTPVDFKNFSHQLRIFIGERDAQVFLERLRERYDNLPNFFFDYTVSNGKLSSVFWADEISKLNYKAFGDVLAFDATYSTNRYKMAFLKAHGTQPTLVLSDQDPSMLQAVPMVFTESRHRLCMWHIMKKLPSKISADVLDNTDLRSCIHRLVWNVYIKPETFESRWNDLLQTFGLQDHSWLNDMYNIKHLWVPAYFRELPMCCLMKTTSRCESSNAAFKVNSTSANTVVQFMMCFETRVDSQRYRQRVSEFKTSSTMFTGNTDLAIEQHAFAIYTNAVFAQVQKEIIKGKFLCYITNQSETSDSSLLIDVTHLDKRNNITNVYQVTYNNVDQSASCSCRNFTRIGYLCRHVFCVYRLKNVERIPPQYINDRWRRDALPKHVFSISSRYGVNPHAPSVMRNEILDLVTECVDVARTDEVALAKLVDQLRDFKINVLSRQPLSTTENESNESQMEEIVGQPINIPVEVANPEVARNKGCGTHTRISGPGEKAKAKPPKRPKQLRLCKRCGLYVDDHDSRNCLKVAAMKAAKAAAEQQRQTATGD, from the exons GCATACTAGTCTCGATCTCGAACGATTCATACACAGTTCTGAGTTTCAATGATATTCATAATCATGAACTTGTTGAGAGTTACAACCGTGATCTTAGCAAGATATCACGGAAACTGTCATTCTCCACGAAACAATTCATTCATAACATGAGTCTAAACCGCATCGGACCAATGAGGTCTTATAGATGTCTTGTAGCTTTAAAAGGAGGGCATCACAATGTCAATGGGACACCGGTCGATTTTAAAAACTTTAGCCACCAGCTGCGAATTTTTATTGGTGAACGCGACGCACAAGTTTTCCTTGAACGCTTGCGTGAGCGTTATGACAACCTACCCAACTTCTTTTTTGATTACACTGTATCAAACGGAAAGTTGTCCTCTGTATTCTGGGCTGATGAGATTTCAAAGCTTAACTACAAAGCTTTTGGCGATGTCCTAGCGTTTGACGCAACTTACAGCACAAACAG GTACAAGATG GCTTTCTTGAAGGCACACGGTACTCAACCAACTCTCGTGCTGAGTGATCAAGACCCATCCATGCTACAAGCTGTTCCTATGGTCTTTACCGAATCACGACACCGTCTATGCATGTGGCATATAATGAAAAAACTACCCTCCAAG ATCTCTGCCGATGTGCTCGATAACACTGATCTTCGGTCCTGCATTCATCGTTTGGTTTGGAATGTTTATATCAAACCTGAAACGTTTGAGTCCCGCTGGAATGACCTCCTACAAACATTTGGGCTTCAAGACCACAGCTGGTTGAACGACATGTACAACATCAAACATCTCTGGGTACCAGCCTACTTTAGAGAACTGCCCATGtgttgcttgatgaagaccaCCTCCCGCTGCGAAAGCTCTAACGCTGCCTTCAAGGTTAACTCAACAAGCGCAAACACCGTTGTACAATTTATGATGTGCTTTGAAACTAGGGTAGACAGCCAACGATATCGTCAACGTGTTTCGGAGTTCAAAACCTCTTCCACAATGTTCACTGGTAATACTGATTTAGCGATAGAACAACACGCGTTCGCCATTTACACAAACGCTGTTTTCGCCCAAGTTCAAAAAGAAATAATTAAAGGGAAGTTTTTATGCTACATCACAAACCAAAGCGAGACCAGCGATTCCAGTCTTCTGATAGACGTCACTCATTTGGATAAAAGGAACAACATCACAAACGTCTATCag GTTACGTATAACAATGTGGATCAATCGGCCAGTTGCTCATGCAGGAATTTCACACGTATCGGATATCTGTGTCGCCATGTCTTTTGTGTCTATCGCTTGAAAAATGTTGAAAGGATTCCACCACAATACATAAACGACAGGTGGCGCCGAGATGCCCTCCCCAAACATGTTTTTTCAATTTCCAGTCGATACGGAGTTAACCCACACGCACCGTCCGTTATGCGGAATGAAATCCTCGACCTCGTTACTGAATGCGTTGATGTTGCTAGAACCGATGAGGTTGCGTTGGCAAAATTGGTTGACCAACTCAGGGATTTCAAGATCAATGTTCTTTCCAGGCAACCGTTGTCAACaactgaaaatgaatcaaatgagTCTCAAATGGAAGAAATAGTTGGGCAGCCAATCAACATTCCAGTCGAAGTTGCTAATCCAGAAGTTGCACGCAATAAAGGATGTGGTACTCATACTCGCATTTCTGGGCCCGGTGAGAAGGCCAAAGCAAAACCACCAAAACGTCCAAAGCAGCTTCGCTTATGCAAGCGTTGTGGTCTGTATGTCGACGACCACGACTCACGCAACTGCCTTAAGGTGGCTGCAATGAAAGCAGCAAAGGCAGCTGCTGAACAACAAAGGCAGACCGCCACTGGCGACTGA